The Chryseobacterium sp. LJ668 genome segment GAATTATCGCAGGTTTTTTAAAGCAAAACCCAGGTCATGCGAGAACAGATTTTTTTAAAAAAAGACTGATTACCATTATTATGGCAGACAACTCACCAGAAGCCAAACCGACCATCAAACCATTAAGTAAAGATAAAATTGAAAAAATAGTAAGCAATAACGAGCTTAATAAAGGTAAGGATGTAACAGTTAATAAATCACCGGAAAAAAATGTAAATTTTGCAAGTGTAGGAAGTGTCAGTAAAAAATCTGAGGCAAGTGATAAAAATAAAAGAACCGCGGCAATGCTTACTCACATTTTTAATGATGATCCGAGTGATAAGGAAGCATATATCAATATCAAAAACAGATCAAACTGCAGGCTGATCGTGAAGATAAGCGGTAAAAAATATTATAACCTTGATGTTCCTGCAAAAGGACAGAATTTTGTCCTGATCGATAAAGGTGAATATGTGCTGACTACAATGGTGTGTGACGCAAAATATTCGTCACTGAAGAAGATCACAAAAGATATTGAGATACAGCTGGATGTGTCGGAGTAAATAAAATTATATTTAAATAAAAAAGGTAGCTAATTTCTCAGCTACCTTTTTTTATTTTTATCCTTTGAATTGCCCCATGGCAATAAATTTGTCTTGTCTTTGGGTTTCCAGTTCCTGTCCTGTGAATTTAGAAAACGCTTTGATGTTTTGCAATATCGAGGTTTTTAAATTCAAATAGGTTGCTTCAGGATCGTAATGTGCTCCGCCAAGAGGCTCTTCGATGATTCCATCGATGAATTTTTCTCTTAAAGCGTCTTTCGGGGTTAAATTCAATGCGTTGGCTGCGTCTTCTTTATGATCCCAGTTTCTCCACAAGATTGACGAGCAACTTTCTGGTGCAATTACCGTATACCAAGTGTTTTCAAGCATATATACTTTATTTCCTACACCAATTCCTAATGCTCCGCCACTTGCTCCTTCACCGATAATGTAAGTGAAAATAGGAGTTTTAAGCTGCACCATTGTAAAGATATTTCTTGCAATAGCTTCACCCTGACCTCTTTCCTCTGCCTCTAATCCAGGATATGCGCCCGGTGTATCGACTAAGGTAATTACAGGAATTCTGAATTTTTCAGCCAGCTTCATTAATCTTAATGCCTTTCTATATCCTTCAGGATTAGGCATTCCGAATCTTCTGTATTGTCTTTCTTTGGTGGTTCTCCCTTTTTGGGTACCGATGATCATTACTTTTTGACCATCTAATGTTGCCAAACCGCCGATCATCGCAGGATCATCTGCAAAGTTTCTGTCACCATGCAATTCCAGGAAACTTCCTTTATCTACCATACCGTTGATATAGTCTATGGTGTAAGGACGATCAGGATGACGCGATAACTGTACTCTCTGCCAAGGAGTTAGATTTCCATAGATTTCTTTTTTCTTATCGATAATCTTATCCTCGATCTGACTGCATGCTAATTTTACATCAACACCACTTTCTTCTCCTACCAACGAACAGGTTTGATACTGATCCATCAGTTCTTTTATAGGAAGTTCGAAACTTAAATATTCCATTCTTGAAGTAAATTAAATCTTTCAAATGTATGAAAAATTATGAAAATTTATTTAAAATTATTTACAGCATTGCTTATTCTGGCGATACTTTCTTCTTTACCAACGAGTTCCACGATATCCGGAACATCCGGACCTTTCAGTTCTCCAACTAAGGCTAAACGCAGAGGCATCATTACTTTTCCCATTCCTACACCTTTGTTTTCTGCAAAATCGTGTAAGTTTTGTTTAATATTTTCTGAAGTGAAATCATTAATTGAATTAAAACTTTCGGCAAATTCTGTCAAAAGACCTGCAGTTTCTTCATTCCATGCTTTCTTAGATGCTTTCTCATCGTAAGAAATGGGAGCTTCAAAAAAGAATTTTCCGTTTTCGTAAATATCTTTCGGGAACGTTGCTCTTTCTTTCATCAAATGAATAATTTTCAATAATTTTTCATCTTCAATATTTAAATTTAAATCTGAATTTTTTAAAATTTGAAGTAATTCTTCATCCGATTTCAGCTGAATATATTGATGGTTGAACCACTCAGCTTTTTCTTTATTAAATCTTGCTCCGGCTTTATGAACTTTATTTAAATCAAATTCTTTAGCCATTTCATCCAGTGATAAAATTTCTTTATCGTCCGCAGGAGACCAGCCTAAAAGTGCCACCATATTGATGAAAGCTTCTGGCAAATATCCGTTTTCTCTAAAGCCTTTAGAAACAATTCCTGTTTTGGGATCCTTGAAATCTAATGGAAATACAGGAAAACCGAATTTATCACCGTCTCTTTTACTTAATTTCCCTTTTCCTTCAGGTTTTAAGATCAAAGAAAGGTGGGCAAACTCAGGAGCTTGCCAGCCCATTGCTTCATATAATAAAACGTGTAAACCAAGGGAAGGAAGCCACTCTTCACCACGGATAACGTGAGTAATTTCCATTTCGTGGTCATCAATGATGTTGGCAAAATGGTAAGTAGGCATCCCGTCGTTTTTCACTAGAACTTTATCGTCTAAGGTATCGGTATTCACTGCAGAATTTCCACGGATGATGTCGACTAAACCCAAAGTTCTGTCAACCGGCATCTTGAATCTTACAACATATGGCGTTTTTGCATCCATCAATTTTTGAATTTCCCCTTCAGAAAGTGAAATGCTGTTTTTTAAACGGTTTCTTGAAATGTTGTTATAAGAGAAGACATCACCTTTAGCTTCGAACTCGGCGCGGATGGCATCCAATTCTTCAGCGGTGTCAAAAGCGATGTAAGCGTAGTCGGTTTTTAAGATCTGCTCAGTGTATCTATCATAGATATCTCTTCTTTCAGATTGTCGGTAAGGGGCAAATTTTCCACCTTTTTTAGGGCTTTCGTCGGGAATGATTCCACACCACTCAAGAGCTTCTTCAATGTAATCTTCGGCACCTTCTACATAACGTGCGGTATCTGTATCTTCGATTCTCAATACAAACTCACCACCCTTATTTTTTGCAAAAAGATAATCATACAACGCAGTTCTTACACCTCCCAAATGCAATGGCCCTGTAGGACTTGGTGCAAAACGGACTCTTACTTTACTCATTTCTTTGAAATTAAGGTGCAAATTTAAGCATTTCAAAAAAGTTTATACGTAAAAGAGAGGTTTTTTTGGAAAAACTATTTGATATTTTTAAGTAGAATATAATTTTTGTATTCGCCGATTCTTATTTTCAGCAAGTCTTCTAAAGGCTGTACCAATTTATCTTTTTTGTCCCAAACTGCCTGCGATTTGTCATGCTCGAAGACAAAATCATGATCCGCAATTGCCTGTGCCATTACTTTTGGATGAGTTCCTAAGAATTTTCCTACTCGGTCGACAGTGTGATAATTGTATTCTTCCTTTGGTGCTTCTGCTAGTTTTTGATCTTTTTGACCGTAATAATATTGGAAATTATTGGCTTTCAGCATCATTTTCTTTTTTGATCTCACAGAATTGTAATGGTAAATCGGAGCATCAAGACGTAATACCTTTAATTTTTCACCTCTTTCGCTGCCATTTTTATAACCTTCATCAGATTTAAATTTTCTGAATCCTTGAGAATCGATATAAGATCTGATCTCAGGATTGTTTTTAAAAATTCTGATTTCATTTTTGTGTACGGCACGGCTGTTGCGGATGTGGTTATAGTCTCCCCAAAAGTGAAGAAAAGGTTGCAGAAAACCTTCTACGAGAGCATTGTTATTATATTTTTTGATATTTTCCAGAATCTTTGGTAAATCATTTTCGTGAATTACCTCATCTGCTTGAATATGGAAAACCCAATCTCCAGAAACATGTTCTAAACCAATATTTGATTGCTGGGCGAAAATCTTGCCATGTTGTTTCAGATTGTCATCCCAAATGGTGTCTATGATTTTTATTTTAGGATCGTTTAAATTTTCAATCGCTTCACGGGTTCCATCTGTAGAATCTCCTACTACTGCGATGAATTCGTCACAAATCGGCAAAACAGACTGAATAGATTCTAAAAAAGGAACTCCATACTGGAATCCATTTCTTACATATCCGTAACCACTAATTTTCATAGAACTAATTTTATACAAAAATCTTGATTTTTTTTAAATAATACCTTATTTAATAATTTAAGTTTTTATTTTTGTACTTAAAGATTACAAATAATGTTAGAAGTCGGTGAAAGACCTTGGGGAAAATATTTTGTTTTGGCTGATGAGCCTCACTATAAATTAAAAAGGATTGAAGTAAATCCCGGACAAAAATTATCGTATCAATACCATCACAAAAGACAAGAACAATGGACGATCATTGAAGGAGATGCCACCATTGTACTTGATGACAAGGAGATCTCTTTATCTTACGGTGAAAGTATTTTCATTCCTTTAGGTGCCAAACACCGCATCATGAATTTATCTGAAAAGCCGGTTGTGTTCATTGAAGTACAGACCGGAACTTATTTTGGTGAGGATGATATTGTGAGGTTGGAGGATGAGTATGATAGGAGGTAATTTATGGAGGTTCTCAAAAAGAATATCCGAAAATTAAATAAAATATCTGTATTTCTTTATGGATATTTTATTCTAGGAGCATTACTATCGATATTTATAGGGTCAAACACAAAGCTTAGTTTTTTACCTATTATATCTTTTGTTTTGTTTCTGATAGTTTTTTCTTTTTCGGAAACAAGATATTCTTTAAGTGAGGATTTTACGCTTACAAAATATATATATATCTTCTGTTTTATCAATATTTTCATTTTTCTTACGGGAAAGATAGAAAATGAAAGTAAATTATTTTTAACATTAAAAAATTATATTGGCTTCAATTTAAAAATTTTTTTTCTCATTATCAACGGAATATTTCTAATTCTTAGTTTCTATAAAAAAAGAAAAATATTGGCAAATATATATTTGGTGTGTTTCATATTATTTTCGTTAATCGTTCCTTTTTTATATCCAGAGCCTTTTATTGATTTGTTTATTATTCTTAAACAGTCAATAAATGATTTAGTACATTCGAAAAATCCATATGAAAGAGTTTATTCTGATATTTATGGTGGAACTTATAATTATGCTTATGGAAAACAGGATATAAAATTAGTTTATTGGCCAATAAATATTTACTTGCTAACACCGTTTCAAATAATTTTTGGAGATTTACGCTATGGTAATATATTTTATCTTATTTCGGGATGTTTAATTTTATTTCTTGCTTTGAAAAGAGATTTGAAGATTTTAAGTATTAGTATAATGTTGGTTTTTACTTGTCCTTACACTTTTTACATGATAAAATATTCTTGGATTGACAGCTTATCATTTCCTTTTTTCTGTTTGTTTTTTGTATCAATCATTTATAGAAAAAAAGCTCTCAGTTTTGTCTTTTTAGGAATTATCATGTCTATGAAACTTTACTTCTTGCCATTGTTGCCATTGGTAGTGGTGTATTATCATAGAGAGTTATCTCTTGCTGAATATTTCAAATATATATTTCTGACTTTTCTATCATTTTTCATTTGTTTTTTACCTTTTTTGATTATCGATAGTAAAAGTTTATTGTATAGTATTGATTATTTTAAAAATTCTAATCCTAGATATGATTCTCTTTCAATAACAGGATATTTATTTAATAAAGGAATAGATGTATCTAATTTTGCCAATTATTTAACTTTTGTTGCTTTGGCTATTATATATTATATATTTTATAAAAACAGAAATTTTACACCCCTTTCATTAATAAAATATTTTGTATTGGTTTTGTTCTCGATATTTATATTATCAAAACAAGCTTTTGGCAACTATTATTACAATATCGTATTGCTATCAATTTGCTACATTATAATCTATATTTATTCATTTAAAGAAAAATCAAAAATTTTATCATATGGAGTGTAAAATATGTAAAAAACCATCTCATGAAATTTTTGAGAAAACTGTTTTAACGAAATATCGTGTAAATTATTATCAATGTTCAAATTGTGGTTTTATACAAACCGATGAACCTTTTTGGTTAAAAGAAGCATACGAAAATGCTATAACATCCCTAGATATTGGTATTTTAAATCGTAACGATTTTCTTAAGGAAAATGTAAGCAAAATGATAGATTGTCTATTTCCAGAAGCGCAGTTTTTTTTAGATTTTGCAGGTGGGTATGGTCTTTTTGTAAGAGCAATGAGGGATAAGGGATATAATTTTTATAGACAGGATTTTTACTGTGAAAATTTGTTTTCCAAACATTTTGATATTGAAGACCTGAAAGAATCAAATTTTGATTTAGTTACAGCTTTCGAAGTATTTGAGCATTTAGAAAATCCACTCTTGGAAATTGAAAATATTTTAAAATATTCTCAACATCTCATTTTTTCGACAGACATAATTCCCCAAACAGCATCCCAAATTGAAAATTGGGTATATATTGCTCCCGAAACCGGACAACATATTGCTTTTTATTCTGAAAAATCTCTGAATATCATTGCTGAAAATTTTGGAAAAAAATATTATAGAAAAAATAATATTCATATTTTCACTCCGAAAGTTTTAACTCAAGAACAGACTGATTTTGCCTTGAAAGATATCAAAACATACAAATATTTTTTCGGGTTAAAAGAAAAAGAAATTAAAAAATTTGATATTTATAGAGAGTCTTATCAGGAAAGAGATTATCTATTCATTAAAGATTTATTAAATTCAAAATAATTATTAAAAGTTTTTAATGGATAAAATAAAATTAATTTTCGATGTTGAAATAATGGGTAATTCATATAAACAAAATCAAACGGGTATTTACCGAGTTGCGTATGAATTATTTAGTAGGTTTTATAAGAATAGAGATATTGATTTGGTTTCTGCTAATCATAATTATACTGATAGTAAAGATACTAAATCGAAAATAAGGGAATTTCTATCTGAAAATGGTTTAGAAGCCGATTTGATCTGTAATAGTGAAAGAAAAAAGTTTGTACCTTTTAGAAAAGAAAAGCCTTTCAGATATTTGTATAAAAAATTGGGTCTTTCTGATTTTATGATTACTTATAATGAAACAGAAATTATGGACAGACAAATGATTTATCACTCTGTTTATTATCCCATAAATAAAAGTCTAAATAGTTTTCCCAATGTTAAAAAAATAGTTACTATTCATGATTTAATTCCAATTTTATATCCACAATACAACGATAATACAAAGATTTTAAAAAAGACTATCAAAAGTTTAGGGAAAAACAACTATGCAATATGTGTATCTGAAAATACTAGAAAAGATTTGCTTCTACATGATCCCAGTTTAGATCCAGATAAAATCTTTGTTTCAAAGTTAGCAGCTTCTCAAGAGATATTTTATCCTTCAGTAGATGAGGATAAAAATATCTCTGTAAAAAAGAAATATAATTTACCGGAGAATTATATACTTAGCCTAAGTACATTAGAACCTCGTAAAAATATAGATCATTTGATAAGAACATATATTAAAACAATTATAACTCATAATATTAATGACTTATATCTTGTTTTGGTAGGTTCAAAAGGATGGCAATATGATAAAATCTTTGAAGAGTACGAAAATGCTAAAGATCTAAAAGATAAAATTATAATTACAGGACGAATTCCTGATGAAGATTTAGCGGCGGTGTACAGTCAGGCAAATTCATTTTATTATATGTCTCTGTATGAAGGATTTGGATTGCCTCCGTTAGAAGCTATGCAATGTGGTGTACCAACGGTGTCTTCAAATACATCCTCGTTACCAGAGGTAGTTGGTGATGGGGGAATCCTTCTAGATCCGCGAGATGAAATTACTTTATCTGAAACAATTTTTAAATTTTATACAAATGAAGAATTCAAAAAAGAATATGCTAAAAGAGGGTTAGAAAGAGCAAAACAATTTTCTTGGGATAAAACTATTGAAGAGCATATAAGTATTTATAATACAATATTACAAATAAATACTGCTTTATAAATATACATTAAAATTGAGACTGTTTTT includes the following:
- the gltX gene encoding glutamate--tRNA ligase is translated as MSKVRVRFAPSPTGPLHLGGVRTALYDYLFAKNKGGEFVLRIEDTDTARYVEGAEDYIEEALEWCGIIPDESPKKGGKFAPYRQSERRDIYDRYTEQILKTDYAYIAFDTAEELDAIRAEFEAKGDVFSYNNISRNRLKNSISLSEGEIQKLMDAKTPYVVRFKMPVDRTLGLVDIIRGNSAVNTDTLDDKVLVKNDGMPTYHFANIIDDHEMEITHVIRGEEWLPSLGLHVLLYEAMGWQAPEFAHLSLILKPEGKGKLSKRDGDKFGFPVFPLDFKDPKTGIVSKGFRENGYLPEAFINMVALLGWSPADDKEILSLDEMAKEFDLNKVHKAGARFNKEKAEWFNHQYIQLKSDEELLQILKNSDLNLNIEDEKLLKIIHLMKERATFPKDIYENGKFFFEAPISYDEKASKKAWNEETAGLLTEFAESFNSINDFTSENIKQNLHDFAENKGVGMGKVMMPLRLALVGELKGPDVPDIVELVGKEESIARISNAVNNFK
- a CDS encoding phosphomannose isomerase type II C-terminal cupin domain, encoding MLEVGERPWGKYFVLADEPHYKLKRIEVNPGQKLSYQYHHKRQEQWTIIEGDATIVLDDKEISLSYGESIFIPLGAKHRIMNLSEKPVVFIEVQTGTYFGEDDIVRLEDEYDRR
- a CDS encoding class I SAM-dependent methyltransferase, with amino-acid sequence MIDCLFPEAQFFLDFAGGYGLFVRAMRDKGYNFYRQDFYCENLFSKHFDIEDLKESNFDLVTAFEVFEHLENPLLEIENILKYSQHLIFSTDIIPQTASQIENWVYIAPETGQHIAFYSEKSLNIIAENFGKKYYRKNNIHIFTPKVLTQEQTDFALKDIKTYKYFFGLKEKEIKKFDIYRESYQERDYLFIKDLLNSK
- a CDS encoding glycosyltransferase family 4 protein, producing MDKIKLIFDVEIMGNSYKQNQTGIYRVAYELFSRFYKNRDIDLVSANHNYTDSKDTKSKIREFLSENGLEADLICNSERKKFVPFRKEKPFRYLYKKLGLSDFMITYNETEIMDRQMIYHSVYYPINKSLNSFPNVKKIVTIHDLIPILYPQYNDNTKILKKTIKSLGKNNYAICVSENTRKDLLLHDPSLDPDKIFVSKLAASQEIFYPSVDEDKNISVKKKYNLPENYILSLSTLEPRKNIDHLIRTYIKTIITHNINDLYLVLVGSKGWQYDKIFEEYENAKDLKDKIIITGRIPDEDLAAVYSQANSFYYMSLYEGFGLPPLEAMQCGVPTVSSNTSSLPEVVGDGGILLDPRDEITLSETIFKFYTNEEFKKEYAKRGLERAKQFSWDKTIEEHISIYNTILQINTAL
- a CDS encoding glycosyltransferase, which gives rise to MKISGYGYVRNGFQYGVPFLESIQSVLPICDEFIAVVGDSTDGTREAIENLNDPKIKIIDTIWDDNLKQHGKIFAQQSNIGLEHVSGDWVFHIQADEVIHENDLPKILENIKKYNNNALVEGFLQPFLHFWGDYNHIRNSRAVHKNEIRIFKNNPEIRSYIDSQGFRKFKSDEGYKNGSERGEKLKVLRLDAPIYHYNSVRSKKKMMLKANNFQYYYGQKDQKLAEAPKEEYNYHTVDRVGKFLGTHPKVMAQAIADHDFVFEHDKSQAVWDKKDKLVQPLEDLLKIRIGEYKNYILLKNIK
- a CDS encoding DUF6759 domain-containing protein, which produces MKNIFLIIFLLIFSLGFSQKKKKSKTKVVAEKETVIIYTETEAETSNEPRIIAGFLKQNPGHARTDFFKKRLITIIMADNSPEAKPTIKPLSKDKIEKIVSNNELNKGKDVTVNKSPEKNVNFASVGSVSKKSEASDKNKRTAAMLTHIFNDDPSDKEAYINIKNRSNCRLIVKISGKKYYNLDVPAKGQNFVLIDKGEYVLTTMVCDAKYSSLKKITKDIEIQLDVSE
- a CDS encoding acetyl-CoA carboxylase carboxyltransferase subunit alpha, whose amino-acid sequence is MEYLSFELPIKELMDQYQTCSLVGEESGVDVKLACSQIEDKIIDKKKEIYGNLTPWQRVQLSRHPDRPYTIDYINGMVDKGSFLELHGDRNFADDPAMIGGLATLDGQKVMIIGTQKGRTTKERQYRRFGMPNPEGYRKALRLMKLAEKFRIPVITLVDTPGAYPGLEAEERGQGEAIARNIFTMVQLKTPIFTYIIGEGASGGALGIGVGNKVYMLENTWYTVIAPESCSSILWRNWDHKEDAANALNLTPKDALREKFIDGIIEEPLGGAHYDPEATYLNLKTSILQNIKAFSKFTGQELETQRQDKFIAMGQFKG